A window from Diachasmimorpha longicaudata isolate KC_UGA_2023 chromosome 5, iyDiaLong2, whole genome shotgun sequence encodes these proteins:
- the LOC135162319 gene encoding leucine-rich repeat-containing protein 15-like has protein sequence MDKHILITITIVASISSILANEGNDCKWNRYKEFQVCNGVLTAVRPRRSHLELDVREFSSIAPNAFQGVEISRLELLGDRKGPRCTPKIFELQLEGFETLSKITDLELDCLEFPVGHNPFRSFKELQRLVLERIDFKKLSAEFFTDFPKLNHLGLYYSNITTISEDTLSKIPEKLSTLVILSGFREIKLKAFRRFTNLQRLHVTHGNLASISADMFDGLHQLRTLDLQGNSIEELAPATFQGLPNLVRLVLSDNKIDKLTAGVFDNLHNLEELSLISNGISIIPTQIFEGSSKLRFFNVQFNRIREIEPTAFSGLRLAKLDMTGNPMKIIAKNKFVGLQDARIIFSKE, from the coding sequence ATGGACAAGCACATACTGATCACGATTACCATTGTTGCATCGATCTCCTCAATCCTTGCCAATGAGGGAAATGATTGCAAGTGGAATCGTTATAAAGAATTCCAAGTTTGCAACGGGGTCTTAACAGCCGTCAGGCCAAGAAGATCACATCTCGAATTGGATGTCCGCGAGTTCTCCAGCATAGCTCCAAACGCATTTCAAGGAGTGGAGATCTCTCGGCTTGAATTATTGGGAGATCGGAAGGGGCCGCGTTGCACACCAAAGATCTTTGAATTGCAGCTGGAAGGGTTTGAGACCTTATCGAAAATAACGGACCTTGAGCTGGACTGTCTGGAGTTTCCAGTGGGCCATAATCCATTCAGGAGTTTCAAAGAGCTTCAACGGTTGGTATTGGAaagaattgattttaaaaaactcagcgctgaatttttcactgattttccaAAGCTCAATCATCTTGGTTTGTATTACTCCAACATTACCACTATTTCTGAGGATACGCTTTCCAAAATACCTGAAAAACTTTCAACGTTGGTGATATTAAGTGGCTTtagggaaataaaattaaaagctTTTAGAAGATTTACGAATTTACAACGACTGCATGTAACCCATGGAAATTTAGCCAGCATATCAGCTGACATGTTTGATGGCCTTCATCAGTTGCGAACCCTGGATTTGCAAGGAAATTCTATCGAAGAATTGGCACCTGCGACATTCCAAGGACTTCCCAATTTAGTCAGACTCGTGTTGTCTGATAACAAAATAGATAAATTGACCGCTGGAGTCTTTGATAATCTTCACAATCTCGAGGAGTTGAGCCTTATCTCCAACGGAATAAGTATCATCCCCACTCAGATTTTTGAGGGCTCCTCCAAACTTCGTTTCTTTAATGTGCAGTTCAATAGAATAAGGGAGATTGAACCTACCGCATTTTCGGGTCTACGTCTGGCCAAGCTCGATATGACAGgaaatccaatgaaaattatagcAAAGAATAAATTTGTCGGACTTCAAGATGCCCGGATTATATTCTCAAAAGAATGA